In Nomascus leucogenys isolate Asia chromosome 6, Asia_NLE_v1, whole genome shotgun sequence, one DNA window encodes the following:
- the LOC115835572 gene encoding LOW QUALITY PROTEIN: A disintegrin and metalloproteinase with thrombospondin motifs 7-like (The sequence of the model RefSeq protein was modified relative to this genomic sequence to represent the inferred CDS: inserted 2 bases in 1 codon; substituted 1 base at 1 genomic stop codon), producing MPEGCTDRGWGLCLDDPPAKDIIDFPLVLPGVLYDMSHQCRLQYGAYSAFCEDMDNVCHTLWCSVGTTCHSKLEAAMDGTRWGVSPWCLNGECVPVGFRPEAVDGGWSGWSACSVCSRSCGVGIXSAKRQCMWPTPKYKGRYCVGERKHFRLCNLQACPAGRPSFRHVQCSHFDTTHVGQLHTWVPVVNDAPQSAALQIATSPAGASSLPWIEVATESWPPAPGASPPRVLQNVGCDFEIDSGAMEDRCGVCHGNGSTCHTVSGTFEEAEGLGYVDVGLIPAGAREIRIQEVAEAANFLALRSEDPEKYFLIGGWTIQWNGDYQVAGTTFTYARRGNWENLTSPGPTKEPVWIQLLFQESNPGVHYEYTIHREAGGHGEVPLPEFSWHYGPWTKCTVTCGRGENLCIVDTQAGGGAGKGEPPAEGVLQLGFNGQYGSECPRRSLSHWERCGWRDGVSMARRWSLDTLGPEGSGSGSSSHELFNEADFIPWWAGEWQLCSSSCGSGGLSRRAVLCIRSVGLDEQSALEPPACEHLPQPPTETPCNRHVPCPATWAVGNWSQCSVTCGEGTQHRNVLCINDTGVPCDEAQQPASEVTCSLPLCRWSLGTLGPEGSGSGSSSHELFNEADFIPRHLAPHPSPASSPKPGTMGNAIEEETPELELPGPVFVDDFYYDYNFINFHEDLSYGPSEEPNLDLVGTGDRTPPPHSRSAVPSTGSPVPATEPPAAKEEGAPGPWSPSPWPSQASCSPPPPSEQTPGNPLINFLPEEDAPIGAPDLGLPSLPRPRVSTDGLQTPAAPESQNDFPVGKDSQSQLPPPWRDRTKEVFKDDEEPEGRGAPHLPPRPNPTLPTLSPVGSSHSSPSPDVAELWTGGRVARKPALEGGLGPVDSELWPTVGVASPPPPPIAPLPEMKGRDGPLELGTPTFPTLGPGSWDLQTVAVWGTFLPTMPTGLGHTPEPALNPGPKGQSESLSPEVPLSSRLLSTPAWDSSTNSHRAPETQPLAPSLAEVGPPTDPLVVRNASWQAGNWSECSTTCGLGAVWRPVRCSSGRDEDCAPAGRPQPARRCHLRPCATWHSGNWSKCSRSCGGGSSVRDVQCVDTRDLRPLRPFHCQPGPAKPPAHRPCGAQPCLSWYTSSWRECSEACGGGEQQRLVTCPEPGLCEEALRPNTTRPCNTHPCTQWVVGPWGQCSAPCGGRVQQHLVKCVNTQTGLPEEDNDQCGHEAWPESSRPCGTEDCEPVKPPRCERDRLSFGFCKTLHLLGRCPLPTVRTQCCXACAPPSHGARSRGHQRVARH from the exons ATGCCCGAGGGCTGTACAGA CCGTGGGTGGGGCCTGTGCCTGGACGACCCTCCTGCCAAGGACATCATCGACTTCCCCTTGGTGCTGCCTGGTGTCCTCTATGATATGAGCCACCAGTGCCGCCTCCAGTACGGGGCCTACTCTGCCTTCTGCGAGGACATGGAT AATGTCTGCCACACACTCTGGTGCTCTGTGGGGACCACCTGTCACTCCAAGCTGGAAGCAGCCATGGACGGCACCCGGTGGGGGGTGTCCCCA TGGTGTCTCAATGGGGAGTGTGTACCTGTGGGCTTCCGGCCCGAGGCCGTGGATGGTGGCTGGTCTGGCTGGAGCGCCTGCTCCGTCTGCTCGCGGAGCTGTGGCGTGGGCATATAGAGTGCCAAGCGGCAGTGCATGTGGCCTAC GCCCAAATACAAAGGCAGATACTGTGTGGGTGAGCGGAAGCACTTCCGCCTCTGCAACCTGCAGGCCTGCCCCGCTGGCCGCCCCTCCTTCCGCCACGTCCAGTGCAGTCACTTTGACACCACTCACGTAGGCCAGCTGCACACATGGGTGCCCGTGGTCAATGATG CTCCCCAGTCTGCAGCCTTGCAGATAGCTACCAGCCCAGCTGGAGCCTCCAGCCTGCCATGGAT AGAGGTGGCCACAGAGAGCTGGCCGCCAGCACCAGGGGCCTCCCCTCCTCGTGTGTTGCAGAACGTAGGCTGTGACTTCGAGATTGACTCTGGCGCTATGGAGGACCGCTGTGGCGTGTGCCACGGCAACGGGTCCACCTGCCACACCGTGAGTGGGACCTTCGAGGAGGCCGAGGGCCTGG GGTATGTGGACGTGGGGCTGATCCCAGCCGGCGCACGTGAGATCCGCATCCAGGAGGTGGCCGAGGCTGCCAACTTCCTGGCACTGCGGAGCGAGGACCCAGAGAAGTACTTCCTCATTGGTGGCTGGACCATCCAGTGGAACGGGGACTACCAGGTGGCAGGGACCACCTTCACATACGCACGCAGGGGCAACTGGGAGAACCTCACGTCCCCAGGTCCCACCAAGGAGCCTGTCTGGATCCAG CTGCTGTTCCAGGAGAGCAACCCCGGGGTGCACTACGAGTACACCATCCACAGGGAGGCAGGTGGCCACGGCGAGGTCCCGCTGCCCGAGTTCTCCTGGCACTATGGGCCCTGGACCAAGTGCACAGTCACCTGCGGCAGAGGTGAGAA TCTTTGCATCGTTGACACTCA GGCAGGGGGTGGAGCAGGGAAGGGAGAGCCACCAGCAGAGGGGGTCCTGCAGCTGGGCTTCAACGGGCAGTATGGAAGTGAGTGTCCAAG ACGTTCTCTGAGCCATTGGGAACGGTGTGGATGGCGGGATGGTGTGTCGATGGCCCGTCGATGGTCCCTGGACACATTGGGCCCTGAAGGCTCAGGCAGCGGCTCCTCCAGCCATGAGCTCTTCAATGAGGCTGACTTCATCCC GTGGTGGGCAGGTGAGTGGCAGCTGTGCTCCAGCTCCTGCGGGTCTGGGGGCCTCTCCCGCCGGGCTGTGCTCTGCATCCGCAGCGTGGGGCTGGATGAGCAGAGTGCCTTGGAGCCACCCGCCTGTGAacacctgccccagccccctACTGAAACCCCTTGCAACCGCCATGTGCCCTGTCCGGCCACCTGGGCTGTGGGGAACTGGTCTCAG TGCTCAGTGACATGTGGGGAGGGCACTCAACACCGAAATGTCCTCTGCATCAATGACACTGGTGTCCCCTGTGACGAGGCCCAGCAGCCAGCCAGCGAAGTCACCTGCTCTCTGCCACTCTGTCGGTGGTCCCTGGGCACACTGGGCCCTGAAGGCTCAGGCAGCGGCTCCTCCAGCCACGAGCTCTTCAACGAGGCTGACTTCATCCCACGCCACCTGGCCCCACACCCTTCACCCGCCTCATCACCCAAGCCAGGCACCATGGGCAACGCCATTGAGGAGGAGACCCCAGAGCTGGAGCTGCCGGGGCCCGTGTTTGTGGATGACTTCTACTACGACTACAATTTCATCAACTTCCACGAGGATCTGTCCTACGGGCCCTCTGAGGAGCCCAATCTAGACCTGGTGGGGACAGGGGATCGGACGCCCCCACCGCATAGCCGTTCTGCTGTGCCCTCCACGGGTAGCCCCGTGCCTGCCACAGAGCCTCCCGCAGCCAAGGAGGAGGGGGCACCGGGACCTTGGTCCCCTAGCCCTTGGCCCAGCCAGGCcagctgctccccacccccaccctcagagCAGACCCCTGGGAACCCTTTGATCAATTTCCTGCCTGAGGAAGATGCCCCCATAGGGGCCCCAGATCTTGGGCTCCCCAGCCTGCCCCGGCCCAGGGTTTCCACTGATGGCCTGCAGACGCCTGCCGCCCCTGAGAGCCAAAATGACTTCCCAGTTGGCAAGGACAGCCAGAGCCAGCTGCCCCCTCCATGGCGGGACAGGACCAAAGAGGTTTTCAAGGATGATGAGGAACCTGAGGGCCGCGGAGCACCCCACCTGCCCCCAAGACCCAACCCCACGCTGCCCACTTTGTCCCCGGTCGGCAGCAGCCACTCCTCTCCTAGTCCTGACGTGGCGGAGCTGTGGACAGGAGGGAGAGTCGCCCGGAAGCCAGCTCTGGAGGGTGGCCTAGGGCCTGTGGACAGTGAACTGTGGCCCACTGTTGGGGTggcttctccccctcctcctcccataGCCCCTCTTCCAGAGATGAAGGGCAGGGACGGTCCCCTGGAGCTGGGGACTCCCACCTTCCCAACCCTAGGACCAGGCTCATGGGACCTGCAGACTGTGGCAGTGTGGGGGACCTTCCTCCCCACAATGCCGACTGGCCTCGGGCACACGCCTGAGCCTGCCCTGAACCCAGGACCCAAGGGCCAGTCTGAGTCCCTCAGCCCTGAGGTGCCCCTGAGCTCTAGGCTGCTGTCCACGCCAGCTTGGGACAGCTCCACCAACAGCCACAGAGCCCCTGAGACCCAGCCGCTGGCTCCCAGCCTGGCTGAAGTGGGGCCCCCCACGGACCCATTGGTTGTCAGGAATGCCAGCTGGCAAGCGGGAAACTGGAGCGAG TGCTCCACCACCTGTGGCCTGGGTGCGGTCTGGAGGCCGGTGCGCTGTAGCTCCGGCCGGGATGAAGACTGCGCCCCTGCTGGCCGGCCCCAGCCTGCCCGCCGCTGCCACCTGCGGCCCTGTGCCACCTGGCACTCAGGCAACTGGAGTAAG TGCTCCCGCAGCTGCGGTGGAGGTTCTTCAGTGCGGGATGTGCAGTGTGTGGATACACGGGACCTCCGGCCACTGCGGCCCTTCCATTGTCAGCCCGGGCCTGCCAAGCCACCTGCGCACCGGCCCTGCGgggcccagccctgcctcagctGGTACACATCTTCCTGGAGGGAG TGCTCCGAGGCCTGTGGCGGTGGTGAGCAGCAGCGTCTGGTGACCTGCCCGGAGCCAGGCCTCTGCGAGGAGGCACTGAGACCCAACACCACCCGGCCCTGCAACACCCACCCCTGCACGCAGTGGGTGGTGGGGCCCTGGGGCCAG